Proteins from one Pseudomonas grandcourensis genomic window:
- the phaC gene encoding class II poly(R)-hydroxyalkanoic acid synthase, translated as MSNKNNDDLKSQASENTLGLNPVVGLRAKDLLASARMVLRQAIKQPIHSAKHVAHFGLELKNVLLGKSELLPTSDDRRFADPAWSQNPLYKRYLQTYLAWRKELHDWIDDSNLPAKDVSRGHFVINLMTEAFAPTNTAANPAAVKRFFETGGKSLLDGLSHLAKDLVHNGGMPSQVNMGAFEVGKTLGVTEGAVVFRNDVLELIQYKPITEQVHERPLLVVPPQINKFYVFDLSPEKSLARFCLRNNMQTFIVSWRNPTKEQREWGLSTYIEALKEAVDVVTAITGSKDVNMLGACSGGITCTALLGHYAAIGENKVNALTLLVSVLDTTLDSDVALFVDEQTLEAAKRQSYQAGVLEGRDMAKVFAWMRPNDLIWNYWVNNYLLGNEPPVFDILFWNNDTTRLPAAFHGDLIEMFKSNPLTRADALEVCGTPIDLKKVTADIFSLAGTSDHITPWRSCYKSAQLFGGNVEFVLSSSGHIQSILNPPGNPKSRYMTSTEMPANADDWQEESTKHADSWWLHWQAWQAQRSGNLKKAPLKLGNKAYPAGEAAPGTYVHER; from the coding sequence ATGAGTAACAAGAATAACGATGACTTGAAGAGTCAAGCCTCGGAAAACACCTTGGGGCTGAATCCTGTCGTTGGACTGCGTGCAAAGGATCTACTGGCTTCTGCTCGAATGGTGCTCAGGCAGGCCATCAAACAACCAATTCACAGCGCCAAGCATGTCGCTCATTTCGGCCTTGAACTCAAGAACGTGCTGCTCGGCAAATCCGAGTTGCTGCCGACCAGCGATGACCGTCGCTTCGCGGATCCGGCCTGGAGCCAGAACCCGCTCTACAAGCGTTATCTGCAAACCTACCTGGCGTGGCGCAAGGAACTCCACGACTGGATCGACGACAGTAACCTGCCGGCCAAGGACGTCAGCCGCGGGCACTTCGTGATCAACCTCATGACCGAGGCCTTCGCCCCGACCAACACGGCGGCTAACCCGGCGGCGGTCAAGCGCTTCTTCGAAACCGGTGGCAAGAGCCTGCTCGATGGCCTCTCGCACCTGGCCAAGGACCTGGTGCATAACGGCGGCATGCCGAGCCAAGTCAACATGGGCGCATTCGAAGTCGGCAAGACCCTCGGCGTGACCGAGGGCGCGGTGGTCTTTCGCAACGACGTGCTGGAGCTGATCCAGTACAAGCCGATCACCGAGCAGGTGCATGAACGCCCACTGCTGGTTGTACCGCCGCAAATCAACAAGTTCTACGTTTTCGACCTGAGCCCGGAAAAAAGCCTGGCGCGGTTCTGCCTGCGCAACAACATGCAGACCTTCATCGTCAGCTGGCGCAACCCGACCAAGGAGCAGCGCGAATGGGGCCTGTCGACCTACATTGAAGCGCTCAAGGAAGCGGTTGATGTGGTCACCGCCATCACCGGCAGCAAAGACGTGAACATGCTCGGCGCCTGCTCCGGCGGTATCACCTGCACCGCGCTGCTGGGCCATTACGCGGCAATCGGCGAGAACAAGGTCAACGCCCTGACCCTGCTGGTCAGCGTGCTCGACACCACCCTGGACAGCGACGTGGCCCTGTTCGTCGACGAGCAAACCCTCGAAGCCGCCAAGCGCCAGTCGTACCAGGCCGGTGTGCTGGAAGGCCGCGACATGGCGAAAGTCTTCGCCTGGATGCGCCCCAACGATCTGATCTGGAACTACTGGGTCAACAACTACCTGCTGGGCAACGAGCCGCCGGTATTCGACATCCTGTTCTGGAACAACGACACCACCCGGTTGCCTGCCGCGTTCCATGGCGACCTGATCGAGATGTTCAAAAGTAACCCGTTGACCCGTGCCGATGCACTGGAAGTGTGCGGAACGCCGATCGATCTGAAGAAGGTCACCGCCGACATCTTCTCTCTGGCCGGCACCAGCGACCACATCACCCCGTGGCGCTCCTGCTACAAGTCGGCGCAACTGTTCGGCGGCAACGTTGAATTCGTGCTGTCCAGCAGCGGGCACATCCAGAGCATTCTGAACCCGCCGGGCAATCCGAAATCGCGCTACATGACCAGCACCGAAATGCCCGCCAATGCCGATGACTGGCAGGAAGAATCGACCAAGCACGCCGACTCCTGGTGGCTGCACTGGCAGGCATGGCAGGCACAGCGTTCGGGCAACCTGAAAAAAGCACCGCTGAAATTGGGCAACAAGGCCTATCCGGCGGGTGAAGCCGCGCCGGGCACCTATGTACACGAGCGGTAA
- the phaZ gene encoding poly(3-hydroxyalkanoate) depolymerase, translating into MPQPFIFRTVDLDGQTLRTAVRPGKPHLTPLLIFNGIGANLELVFPFIAALDPDLEVIAFDVPGVGGSSTPNRPYRFPGLAKLTARMLDYLDYGQVNVIGVSWGGALAQQFAYDYPERCKKLVLAATAAGAVMVPGKPKVLWMMASPRRYIQPSHVIRIAPMIYGGAFRRDPTLAASHAAKVRSAGKLGYYWQLFAGLGWTSIHWLHKIRQPTLVLAGDDDPLIPLVNMRLLAWRIPNAQLHIIDDGHLFLITRAEAVAPIIMKFLEEERQRAVMHPRPAPLGG; encoded by the coding sequence ATGCCGCAACCCTTCATATTCCGTACCGTCGATCTGGATGGCCAGACGCTCCGCACGGCGGTACGCCCCGGCAAGCCTCACTTGACGCCCCTGCTGATTTTCAACGGCATCGGCGCCAACCTGGAGCTGGTGTTCCCGTTCATCGCGGCGCTGGACCCGGACCTGGAAGTCATCGCCTTCGACGTACCCGGAGTCGGCGGTTCGTCGACACCGAACCGGCCCTATCGTTTTCCGGGGCTGGCGAAACTCACGGCGCGCATGCTCGACTATCTCGACTACGGGCAGGTCAACGTCATCGGCGTGTCCTGGGGTGGCGCCCTGGCCCAACAGTTCGCTTACGACTATCCGGAGCGCTGCAAGAAACTCGTGCTGGCCGCAACGGCGGCGGGTGCGGTGATGGTGCCGGGCAAGCCGAAAGTGTTGTGGATGATGGCCAGCCCGCGACGTTACATCCAGCCGTCCCACGTGATCCGCATTGCGCCGATGATCTACGGTGGTGCGTTCCGTCGCGACCCGACGCTGGCCGCGAGCCATGCGGCCAAGGTGCGTTCGGCGGGCAAGCTCGGTTACTACTGGCAACTGTTCGCCGGCCTCGGCTGGACCAGCATCCACTGGCTGCACAAGATCCGCCAGCCGACCCTGGTGCTGGCCGGTGACGACGATCCGTTGATCCCGCTGGTCAACATGCGCTTGCTGGCCTGGCGGATCCCCAACGCCCAGTTGCACATTATCGATGATGGGCATCTGTTCCTGATTACCCGGGCTGAAGCGGTGGCCCCGATCATCATGAAATTCCTGGAAGAGGAGCGCCAGCGCGCGGTAATGCATCCGCGTCCGGCGCCATTGGGCGGCTAA
- a CDS encoding gamma-butyrobetaine hydroxylase-like domain-containing protein, with protein sequence MTQLPTDIKLHKASKTLSLKYASGEEYTLPAEFLRVHSPSAEVQGHGKPILQFGKINVGLTKVEPAGQYALKLTFDDGHDSGLFTWEYLYELGRRYDALWEDYLAELKAAGKTRDPNESVVKLML encoded by the coding sequence ATGACCCAACTCCCCACCGACATCAAGCTGCACAAAGCCTCGAAAACCCTGTCGCTCAAATACGCGTCCGGCGAGGAATACACCCTGCCCGCCGAGTTCCTGCGCGTGCACTCTCCTTCCGCCGAGGTCCAGGGCCACGGCAAACCCATCCTGCAATTTGGCAAGATCAACGTAGGACTGACCAAGGTAGAACCGGCCGGTCAGTACGCACTGAAACTGACCTTCGACGATGGCCACGACAGCGGCTTGTTCACCTGGGAATATCTCTACGAGCTGGGGCGACGTTATGACGCACTCTGGGAAGATTATCTGGCCGAGCTAAAAGCCGCCGGAAAAACCCGCGATCCGAACGAATCCGTCGTCAAGCTGATGCTCTAA
- the phaC gene encoding class II poly(R)-hydroxyalkanoic acid synthase, whose translation MREKPARDSLPTPAAFINAQSAITGLRGRDLLSTLRSVAAHGLRNPVHSARHALKLGGQLGRVLLGETLHPTNPQDARFADPAWSLNPFYRRSLQAYLSWQKQVKSWIDESDMSPDDRARAHFAFTLLNDAVSPSNTLLNPLAVKELFNSGGNSLVRGIGHLLDDLLHNDGLPRQVTKQAFEVGKTVATTTGAVVFRNELLELIQYKPMSEKQYSKPLLVVPPQINKYYIFDLSPHNSFVQFALKNGLQTFMISWRNPDVRHREWGLSTYVEAVEEAMNVCRAITGAREVNLMGACAGGLTIAALQGHLQAKRQLRRVSSATYLVSLLDSQMDSPATLFADEQTLEAAKRRSYQKGVLDGRDMAKVFAWMRPNDLIWSYFVNNYLLGKEPPAFDILYWNNDNTRLPAALHGDLLDFFKHNPLTHPGGLEVCGTPIDLQKVTVDSFSVAGINDHITPWDAVYRSTLLLGGERRFVLSNSGHVQSILNPPSNPKANYVENGKLSSDPRAWYYDAKRVDGSWWTQWLGWIQERSGAQKETHMALGNQNYPPMEAAPGTYVRVR comes from the coding sequence ATGCGCGAGAAACCAGCGAGGGATTCCTTACCGACTCCCGCCGCGTTCATCAATGCACAGAGTGCGATTACCGGCCTGCGCGGCCGGGATCTGTTGTCGACCCTGCGCAGTGTGGCCGCCCATGGCTTGCGCAATCCGGTGCACAGTGCCCGACATGCCCTCAAACTCGGCGGTCAGCTGGGCCGTGTGCTGCTGGGCGAAACCCTGCACCCGACCAACCCGCAGGACGCTCGCTTCGCCGATCCGGCGTGGAGCCTCAACCCGTTTTATCGGCGCAGCCTGCAGGCCTATCTGAGCTGGCAGAAACAGGTCAAGAGCTGGATCGACGAGAGCGACATGAGCCCGGACGACCGCGCCCGCGCCCACTTCGCGTTCACCTTGCTCAACGACGCCGTATCGCCCTCCAACACCCTGCTCAATCCACTGGCGGTCAAGGAACTCTTCAATTCCGGCGGTAACAGCCTGGTACGCGGCATCGGCCATTTGCTGGACGATCTGCTGCACAACGATGGCCTGCCCCGGCAAGTCACCAAGCAAGCGTTCGAGGTCGGCAAGACGGTCGCCACCACCACCGGTGCCGTTGTGTTTCGCAACGAGCTGCTGGAGTTGATCCAGTACAAGCCGATGAGCGAAAAGCAGTACTCCAAGCCCCTGCTGGTGGTGCCGCCGCAAATCAACAAGTACTACATTTTCGACCTGAGCCCCCACAATAGCTTCGTCCAGTTCGCCCTGAAAAACGGCCTGCAAACCTTCATGATCAGTTGGCGCAACCCGGATGTGCGCCATCGCGAATGGGGGCTCTCGACCTACGTGGAAGCCGTGGAAGAAGCCATGAACGTCTGCCGGGCGATCACCGGCGCACGGGAGGTCAACCTGATGGGCGCCTGCGCCGGCGGGCTGACCATTGCCGCGTTGCAGGGTCACTTGCAGGCCAAGCGACAGCTGCGCAGGGTGTCCAGCGCGACCTACCTGGTGAGCCTGCTCGACAGTCAGATGGACAGCCCCGCGACGCTATTCGCCGACGAACAGACTCTGGAAGCCGCCAAGCGCCGTTCCTATCAGAAAGGTGTGCTGGACGGCCGCGACATGGCCAAGGTCTTCGCCTGGATGCGCCCCAACGATTTGATCTGGAGCTACTTCGTCAACAACTACCTGTTGGGCAAGGAGCCACCGGCGTTCGACATTCTCTACTGGAACAACGACAACACACGCCTGCCTGCCGCCCTGCATGGCGACCTGCTGGACTTCTTCAAGCACAACCCGCTGACCCACCCGGGCGGGCTGGAAGTGTGTGGCACACCGATCGATTTGCAGAAGGTCACCGTCGACAGCTTCAGCGTCGCCGGCATCAACGATCACATCACGCCGTGGGACGCGGTATATCGCTCGACGCTGTTGCTCGGTGGCGAGCGCCGCTTCGTGCTGTCCAACAGCGGTCATGTGCAGAGCATCCTCAACCCGCCCAGCAACCCGAAAGCCAACTACGTCGAGAACGGCAAACTGAGCAGCGACCCACGGGCCTGGTACTACGACGCCAAGCGGGTCGACGGCAGTTGGTGGACCCAGTGGCTGGGCTGGATTCAGGAACGTTCCGGCGCGCAGAAGGAAACCCACATGGCCCTCGGCAACCAGAACTATCCACCGATGGAGGCAGCACCCGGTACTTACGTGCGCGTGCGCTGA